One Vigna unguiculata cultivar IT97K-499-35 chromosome 7, ASM411807v1, whole genome shotgun sequence genomic region harbors:
- the LOC114190587 gene encoding pheophytinase, chloroplastic, whose protein sequence is MEVTSAIHSVGFLHLRTHREFFFSTRPRKVKVLLPCHHHHHPIYSSNAFDRSDRSSVIINSTSGTSTATSAAEGSLSEVENIKQRCRTWQWKGQYSINYFVSSDSPPQLQANHPPLLLVHGFGASIPHWRRNIKILAQNYTVYAIDLLGFGASDKPPGFQYTMETWAQLILDFLNEVIQKPTVLIGNSVGSLACLIAASDSSQTLVRGIVLLNCAGGMNNKAIVDDWRIKLLLPLLWLIDFLLKQKGIASAIFERVKQRENLRNVLSSVYGNKESVDEELVEIIREPANAPGALDAFVSIVTGPPGPNPVVLMPNISLPVLLLWGDEDPFTPIDGPVGKYFSSLPSQQENVKLFLLEGVGHCPHDDRPELVHEKLLPWLASLSNSE, encoded by the exons ATGGAAGTCACAAGTGCTATTCATTCTGTTGGCTTTCTGCATTTACGGACACACCGAGAATTCTTCTTCTCTACAAGACCAAGGAAAGTGAAGGTTCTTCTTCCTTgccatcaccatcaccatccAATCTACTCAAGTAATGCTTTTGATCGTAGTGACAGAAGCAGTGTCATAATAAACTCCACCTCTGGTACTTCCACAGCAACTTCTGCTGCTGAGGGGTCCCTCTCTGAGGTGGAAAACATAAAGCAGAGGTGTCGTACATGGCAGTGGAAGGGTCAATATTCAATCAACTACTTTGTTTCTTCGGACTCTCCTCCGCAGTTGCAAGCCAACCACCCTCCCCTCTTACTTGTTCATGGCTTTGGTGCCTCCATTCCTCACTGGCGCAG GAACATCAAGATTCTAGCCCAGAATTATACTGTGTATGCTATTGATCTTCTCGGGTTTGGAGCTTCAGATAAGCCTCCAGGCTTTCAATATACCATGGAAACTTGGGCTCAG TTGATCTTGGATTTCTTGAATGAAGTTATTCAGAAGCCAACAGTACTGATAGGAAACTCTGTTGGAAGTCTCGCCTGTCTCATTGCTGCCTCAG ATTCAAGTCAAACTCTTGTGAGAGGCATTGTGCTGTTGAATTGTGCTGGTGGCATGAACAACAAAGCGATTGTTGATGACTGGAGGATCAAGTTACTATTACCCTTGCTTTGGctgattgattttttattaaagcaAAAGGGAATCGCCTCAGCAATTTTTGAGCGAGTTAAACAAAG AGAGAATCTAAGAAACGTTTTGAGTTCAGTGTATGGAAATAAGGAGTCTGTGGATGAAGAACTGGTGGAG ATCATTAGGGAACCAGCCAATGCTCCAGGGGCCTTAGATGCATTTGTGTCCATTGTGACAGGGCCACCGGGCCCCAATCCGGTGGTGTTAATGCCAAACATATCTTTGCCTGTTTTACTTTTGTGGGGAGATGAAGATCCCTTTACTCCAATTGATGGACCTGTTGGCAAGTACTTTTCTTCATTGCCTTCTCAACAAGAAAATGTTAAACTCTTCTTACTTGAAGGGGTTGGACATTGTCCTCATGATGACAGACCTGAGTTAGTACATGAAAAGTTGCTTCCCTGGTTGGCAAGTCTTTCAAATTCAGAGTAG
- the LOC114191909 gene encoding 22.0 kDa class IV heat shock protein-like, translated as MRLHQLILFLLLLFVAKANGSLLPFDPPRGILAELLSDRFPDPFHVLEQIPFGVEKDEQSTVMPAARVDWKETPEGHEIMVDVPGLKREEIKIEVEENRVLRVSGERKREEEKKGDHWHRVERSYGKFWRQFRLPQNVDLDSVKAKLENGVLTLTLNKLSPEKIKGPRVVTIAGEDQEPPKLTKDGAKQEL; from the coding sequence ATGAGGCTACACCAACTCATCTTGTTCCTGTTGTTGCTCTTTGTTGCCAAAGCAAACGGTTCTCTACTACCATTCGATCCTCCCAGAGGCATTCTGGCGGAGCTCTTGTCTGATCGATTCCCAGACCCGTTTCATGTGCTGGAACAGATTCCATTCGGGGTTGAGAAAGATGAACAATCGACGGTGATGCCAGCTGCTAGAGTGGACTGGAAGGAGACCCCAGAGGGGCATGAAATAATGGTGGACGTGCCAGGGTTGAAGAGGGAAGAGATAAAGATAGAAGTGGAAGAGAACAGGGTGCTGAGAGTGAGTGGCGAAAGGAAGAGAGAAGAGGAGAAGAAAGGGGATCACTGGCACAGAGTGGAGAGGTCCTATGGCAAGTTCTGGAGGCAGTTCAGGTTGCCACAAAATGTGGACTTGGACAGTGTGAAGGCCAAGCTGGAGAATGGGGTCCTCACTTTGACTCTCAACAAGTTGTCACCAGAAAAGATCAAAGGTCCCAGGGTTGTCACCATTGCAGGGGAGGATCAGGAGCCACCCAAGCTCACCAAAGATGGGGCCAAGCAGGAACTTTGA
- the LOC114191362 gene encoding SKP1-like protein 14 → MAERGESSEAVMLKKAKEEKLRKGKMIVGDESKAEFEEGEKVKQYEEEKKVKLVTSDGVTMEVEISIVKEMETIQTFIGAIDTDNSFIFPISNVSSHILNQIIELVKGEYDEESAKKLSHDELKEMLVAANYLNMKTLFHFIATCIANIIQNKSVEFVRDFFGIINDFTEEEEAELRKTNEWAFQGVDED, encoded by the coding sequence ATGGCAGAGAGAGGAGAATCGTCGGAAGCCGTTATGCTGAAGAaagcaaaggaagaaaaattgCGAAAGGGGAAAATGATAGTTGGAGATGAATCGAAAGCAGAAtttgaagaaggagaaaaggtTAAACaatatgaagaagaaaaaaaagttaaactgGTAACTTCAGATGGAGTGACCATGGAAGTGGAAATTTCAATCGTGAAGGAGATGGAAACTATTCAAACATTTATCGGTGCCATAGATACTGATAATTCTTTTATCTTTCCAATTTCCAATGTGAGCAGCCACATCCTGAATCAAATCATAGAGTTGGTAAAGGGAGAGTATGATGAAGAATCGGCGAAGAAGCTGAGTCATGATGAGTTGAAGGAGATGCTTGTCGCTGCCAATTACCTTAACATGAAgactctttttcattttattgcCACCTGCATAGCAAACATTATTCAGAATAAGAGTGTTGAGTTTGTTAGAGACTTTTTTggtataattaatgattttacaGAGGAGGAAGAGGCTGAGCTCAGGAAAACTAATGAATGGGCATTCCAAGGGGTCGATGAagattga